The sequence AGTAGACCAGCAGCCCGCCCGGCTTCACCATGTCGGCGGCGTGGGTGAGCAGGCGCGCCTGCAGATCGGCCAGCGCGGCGATATCGCCCGGCGCCTTGGTCCAGGCGACATCGGGATGGCGGCGAATGGTGCCGGTGGCCGAGCAGGGCGCGTCGATCAGCACGCCGTCGAACGGCCCGGCATTGAGCCGGGTGGCGTCGGCCTCGACGATCTCGGCGGAGAGGTTCAGCCGCGCCAGATTGGCCTTGAGCCGGCGCAGGCGCGGGCCGGAGCGATCCACCGCCACCACCCGCGCGCCGGCGGCGGCGAGCTGGGCGGTCTTGCCGCCGGGGGCGGCGCAGAGATCGGCGATGGTCATTCCCGCCGCCGGGCGCAGCAGCCGCGCCGGCAGCGCCGCCGCCGCGTCCTGCACCCACCATTCACCCTCGGCAAAGCCCGGCAGCGCGGTGACGTTCCCGGCCTCGACAAGACGGATCGAGCCCGTGGGCAGCAGCCGGGCCCCGAGCTTTTCCGCCAGCGCGGCGGGGTTGTCGCGGGCGGTGAGGTCGAGCGGGGCCTCCTGCGCCAGCGCCCGCGAGATCGCCTCCCCGCGCGCCGGACCATAGGCCGCTGTCCAGCCTTCCACCATCCATTCCGGCTGGTCGGCGACATTGGCCAGCGCCTCCCGGCCCTCGCGGGCGATGCGCCGCAGCACCGCATTGGCGAGGCCCTTGAAGCCGGCGGTCGCCGCCTGCTCGCCCGCCAGCGTCACCGTGGTGCCCACCGCCGCATGGTCGGGCACGTCCATGAACAGGATCTGCGCCGCGCCGGTGAGAATGAGCACCTCGACCCGGCGCGCCTTCTCAGGGATTCCGCGTTCGAGCAGCGCCCGCAGCCGCGCGCGCAGGCTGCCGAGCCGGCGCAGCGTCGTCGCGGCGATCATCCGCGCCAGCGCCCGGTCGCGGTCCTCCAGCCCACGGGTCAGCCGTTCCAGCGTCTCTTCGAGCGGATGGCCGGTGTCGAGCACTGCCAGAACCGCCTCGGCGGCGGCGCGGCGGGCCGCAAGGCCGGGCGTCTCGGCAGCGGCGGGGGAGCCCGAAGCCGGGCGGCGGGAGGACGAGCGCGTGTCTGTCATTCCGATGGGACTAGGCCGAGCCGGAGGCGAAGGCAACCTTATCCGCAACTTCCCGCCAAGGGTGCATCCAAATGCAGGCGTGGGGGTTGTCGAAGCGGGCCGGAATGGGCCCTAATCCGCCTTGTGCCTCCTCCCCCGGCCTCGTCCTGCAGCGAACGGAACATGCCCAGCAAGATCCTCATCGCCGATATTGGCGGAACCTCCTCCCGCCTCGCCCTGGTCGGCCCGGACGGCGTGCCGCGCGACATCCAGATTCACCGCAATGACGATTTCGCCGGCTTCGAGCGGATGATCGAGGCCGATCTCGCCCAGCGCGGCGAGGGTGCGCGCTCCACGGTCGGCGGCGCCGTGCTGGCCGTGGCGGGGCCGGCCGATGAAGAGGTGATACGGCTCACCAATCGCGACTGGTCGTTTTCCAAGCGCGAGATGCGCCGCTATTTCGGCTGGCAGAAATTCAGCGTGCTGAATGATTTCGAGGCGCTGGCGCTCGGCGTGCCGGCACTCGCGGCCGAGGACCTCGTCGCCGTCGGCGGCGGCCATGCCGAGCGCGACGCGCCGATCCTGGTGTGCGGGCCCGGCACCGGCTTCGGCACCGCCATGCTGGTGAAGACCGGCCGCAACCGCATGGTGCTGACCGGCGAAGGCGGGCGGGTACGGCTCGGCGCCGCCGATTCGGAAGAAGCGCTGCTGCTCGGCCATATGGTGCGCGAGCTCGGCCCCGTCGTGGTGGAGCACGCGCTCTCCGGCTCGGGCCTTGCCCGCGTTCACCGCATCCTCTCCGGCGCCAGCCTGGCCCCGGAGGACGTGATCGCGGCGGCACGGCGCGACGAGGACGCGGCCCGGCACAGTTGCCATGTGTTCCTGCGGCTGTTCGGCCGCATCGCCGGCGATCTCGCGCTCATCACCAATGCGCGCGGCGGGGTGTTTCTCGCCGGCGGCGTCTCGGTGGGGCTGGCCCCGCTCTTCGCCGACTCCGCCTTCCGCGCCGCCTTCGAGGAGCATCCGCCCTTCGAGGCGCGGCTGGCGGAGATTCCGGTGCACGTCATCACCCACCCGACGCCGGGGCTGATCGGCTGCGGGCAGTTCGGCGGCCGGGTGGCGCGCACGCTCAAGCCGGGCCTGCGGGTGGTGTAACGCCGGCGCGCGGCGTGAAGGCTGCGGCATCCGCCAGCGCTTCCAGCGCGGCGGGGTCGAAGCCGGCGCGCTGCAGCGTGGCCCGCATATGCGGGGGCAGCGGCGCCCGCACATCCACCGCCTCACGCCCCTTCTTCTGCGGGATCACCGCCCGGCGCGAATGCAGATGCAGGATCGGCCCGCCCGGCAGGCGGGAGGCGCCGCCATAAATGCTGTCGCCGAGAATCGGGTGGCCGATGGCGTCGAGATGCACCCGCAATTGATGGGTGCGCCCTGTGAGCGGGGAGAGCGCCAGCACCGCCAGCCCCTCGCCCTGCGCGATCATCTCCCATTCGGTGACGGCTTCCTGCCCACGGGGATCCACCGCCATCCACCAGCCGCGCGTCGGCGAACGCTTGGCGAGGCGCAGCTCGATCCGCCCGCGTGTCTCCGCCGGCACGCCGCGCACCACCGCCATATAGGTCTTGCCCACCGTGCCGTCGGCGAACGCCTTGCCGAGGTCGGCCAGCGCCTTGCGATGGCGGCCAAGCACCAGACAGCCGGAGGTGTCCTTGTCGAGCCGGTGCGCCAGTTCCGGCGCATTGGGCAGGCCGAAGCGCAGCGCGTCGAGATGGTCGGCCAGCGTCTCGCCGCCTTTCGGTCCCTTGTGCACGGCAAGGCCGGCCGGCTTGTCGATGACCAGCATCATGCCGTCGCGGTGGAGCACGCGGGCGGCGATGTCGAAGGCGGGCGGGGCG is a genomic window of Ancylobacter sp. IITR112 containing:
- a CDS encoding glucokinase, which gives rise to MPSKILIADIGGTSSRLALVGPDGVPRDIQIHRNDDFAGFERMIEADLAQRGEGARSTVGGAVLAVAGPADEEVIRLTNRDWSFSKREMRRYFGWQKFSVLNDFEALALGVPALAAEDLVAVGGGHAERDAPILVCGPGTGFGTAMLVKTGRNRMVLTGEGGRVRLGAADSEEALLLGHMVRELGPVVVEHALSGSGLARVHRILSGASLAPEDVIAAARRDEDAARHSCHVFLRLFGRIAGDLALITNARGGVFLAGGVSVGLAPLFADSAFRAAFEEHPPFEARLAEIPVHVITHPTPGLIGCGQFGGRVARTLKPGLRVV
- the rsmB gene encoding 16S rRNA (cytosine(967)-C(5))-methyltransferase RsmB, whose product is MTDTRSSSRRPASGSPAAAETPGLAARRAAAEAVLAVLDTGHPLEETLERLTRGLEDRDRALARMIAATTLRRLGSLRARLRALLERGIPEKARRVEVLILTGAAQILFMDVPDHAAVGTTVTLAGEQAATAGFKGLANAVLRRIAREGREALANVADQPEWMVEGWTAAYGPARGEAISRALAQEAPLDLTARDNPAALAEKLGARLLPTGSIRLVEAGNVTALPGFAEGEWWVQDAAAALPARLLRPAAGMTIADLCAAPGGKTAQLAAAGARVVAVDRSGPRLRRLKANLARLNLSAEIVEADATRLNAGPFDGVLIDAPCSATGTIRRHPDVAWTKAPGDIAALADLQARLLTHAADMVKPGGLLVYSTCSLEPEEGERQVAAFLERRPDFTRVPVEPGECGIAAEWINAAGEVRTLPTHLPDEDPRFAGLDGFFAARLRRG
- a CDS encoding RluA family pseudouridine synthase, with amino-acid sequence MSDTVTPAPPAFDIAARVLHRDGMMLVIDKPAGLAVHKGPKGGETLADHLDALRFGLPNAPELAHRLDKDTSGCLVLGRHRKALADLGKAFADGTVGKTYMAVVRGVPAETRGRIELRLAKRSPTRGWWMAVDPRGQEAVTEWEMIAQGEGLAVLALSPLTGRTHQLRVHLDAIGHPILGDSIYGGASRLPGGPILHLHSRRAVIPQKKGREAVDVRAPLPPHMRATLQRAGFDPAALEALADAAAFTPRAGVTPPAGPA